A single Argentina anserina chromosome 7, drPotAnse1.1, whole genome shotgun sequence DNA region contains:
- the LOC126802247 gene encoding trihelix transcription factor ENAP2 has translation MEKEKEKEGGNQDQNPPTALLSNNLESPRSKPLIGSDRLKRDEWSEGAVSSLLEAYEAKWVLRNRAKLKGLDWEDVARHVSSRASCSKSPKTQTQCKNKIESMKKRYRSESATADGSSWPLYPRLDLLLRGSGAPPPATTVVAAAVVAPPVPPQQPPIVAPLAHHSNHALMLLEPPVPVSPPTQPPPPPTHLGTAQNSYGSDGVDRDAKEEGGGMKLSDHASDKNPLEIDSSTPALYSDKEKLRSKRMKRKIEKKTRRRREEIEIAESIRWLAEVVVRSEQSRMDTMREIERMRVEAEAKRGEMDLKRTEIIANTQLEIARIFAAGVGKGVDSSLRIGRS, from the exons atggagaaagagaaagagaaagagggtGGTAACCAGGATCAAAACCCCCCAACAGCTCTCCTCTCTAACAATTTGGAGTCTCCAAGATCAAAACCCTTGATTGGTAGTGACAGGCTGAAGAGAGATGAGTGGAGTGAAGGAGCTGTGTCTAGTCTCCTTGAGGCTTATGAGGCCAAATGGGTACTCAGAAACAGAGCCAAGCTCAAAGGCCTTGACTGGGAAGATGTAGCCAGACACGTCTCGTCTCGCGCCAGCTGCTCCAAGTCGCCCAAGACTCAGACGCAGTGTAAGAACAAGATTGAGTCCATGAAGAAGCGCTACCGCTCCGAGTCCGCCACCGCTGATGGCTCTTCCTGGCCTCTTTATCCACGCCTTGATCTTTTGTTACGCGGCAGCGGAGCCCCACCTCCAGCCACAACTGTTGTAGCAGCTGCTGTAGTTGCTCCACCTGTGCCGCCGCAACAGCCACCGATAGTGGCACCGTTGGCTCATCATAGCAACCATGCACTGATGCTATTGGAGCCACCAGTGCCGGTGTCACCGCCGACTCAaccaccgccgccgccgacGCATTTAGGAACTGCCCAAAACTCGTACGGGTCTGATGGTGTTGATAGGGATGCCAAG GAAGAAGGAGGGGGGATGAAATTATCAGACCATGCATCAGACAAGAACCCATTGGAGATAGATAGTAGCACACCAGCCCTTTATAGTGATAAGGAAAAGTTAAGGTCCAAGAGAATGAAGAGGAAAATTGAGAAGAAGACGCGAAGAAGAAGGGAGGAAATAGAGATAGCCGAGAGCATAAGATGGTTAGCTGAGGTTGTGGTAAGATCAGAGCAATCAAGAATGGACACaatgagagagatagagaggaTGAGAGTTGAAGCAGAGGCAAAGAGAGGAGAGATGGATCTGAAGCGCACAGAAATTATTGCCAATACCCAGTTGGAGATTGCAAGGATCTTTGCTGCTGGTGTTGGCAAAGGTGTTGATTCTTCATTAAGAATTGGAAGAAGCTGA